The Oleiphilus messinensis DNA segment GAATTGAAAAGTGCTGTACACCAAAATGATAAAGATGATCAGTCCCAGGAAACCGGATTCGGCGAGCACCTGGAACCACGTACTGTGCACAGCATGATTTTTGCCGTCCCAGTGGGGGCTGTGGAAATAGTAATTGGCGTAAAAATTATTGATACCCACTCCGGTGAGCGGGTGGTGGGTCGCCATACTGATAGCAGCTTGCCAGGCATAAATTCGACCCATTGCGGATTCATCAATACCCTCTTCCGCAGCGCCACCGGACTTGCGCTCGGAAAGGCCCGCCAAGGCACCAAGGATCGCCAGCGCCAGTACCCCGGCCGCGATGACCAGTGCTTTTCGTTTAGTCGATTGCCAGGCTAACAGTCCCGTGACCGTCGTCATCCCGAGTAGACCGCCACGGCTTTGTGTACATAGAATAGCCCAGGCGATGATGCCGTAGCCGAGTACTGCAAAAAGCCTCAAGTATCCGGGGCTGCGCTTACTGAACAGCATTCCGGCTGCGAAACTGAGTGGAAACGTGAGCACCAGGGCAAGATCATTCGGATCACCAATCATCGAACCGATATTGCGACCGATGGTTACCCGTGTACCCTCCACCAGTCCAATGCCGTTTAACTTGTTGGTGATCGCGATGCTACCAATGACACAGCCCGCCAGGATGATCAGCATGCTGCAGCGATGGAAGTCTTTGGGGGTTCGGATTAACCAGGCAATCGCACAAACCATGATCGCGATCTTTGAAAAGGTGCCAGTGATCGCGCCGATTGCCGCCCCCCGGTCGGTGGCAAAAACTGCACCCAAACAAATCAACAGAAAGAACAGACTGAACAGGGTTAACAATTTGGACCAGTACAAGCTGATGGTGTTCGCGATGAAAATGTGCCATCCCAACACCGCGAAGGAGGCCAGTGCCAGTAGCTGAGGTATTTTGAAGGGCATGAGTACCGGAATCGCTTCGTGTATCCGGAAAAATGAAAAAATAATAAACCCCAGACAAACCCAAACCGGATTGCGAAATACTGCAATGGCAATGGGAACCAGCACGGGTATCGCGATTCCGAACAAGGGATTGGGCAGGGTCGACATGATGCCCCCCAACACAATAGATGCGAACCCGGCGAGACTGACTTGTTGCAGTTTGATATTCCCCGTCATATTGGATTTACCGCCATGCGGGGTGAGGGGCCGACCGAAAGCAGCCCGGCTTTATAGATTAAAGCCAGGGTTAGCCCTGCGGTCAGGCCAACGCTGAACAGTGCGGCAGAAAAGTCCAGCCGGGATGCGAATCCGAGGCCAAGAGCACAGAGCAAGGCACTCCCGAAAATTGTGCCGTAACGGTATGGCAGGTGTAGCCGCTTCTGGCTCGCTCGGACAAAGAGAATCGTTCTGCCAAGGTACACCGCAACAAATCCATAGACCAATCCGGGTAGCGAAAACAGGTAGATTGCAATACTAAACGTCCCCAATGCGAGTATCGAGGTTACTGCATTGAGTTTGAACACGATGGTTGGGGATGTATTGGTATAGCATCCGGTATTCAGCAAGTGTGAGCATTGCTTTAAGGCCATGGCAAAACAGAGCATGGGCAACAGGTTTGCTGCCGGATGGAATTCTGCTGGCAGCCAGAGCTGGACAACATGAGGTGTAATCCAGCCAAATATGAGTGCAGACAGGAACGAAAAGCAACAGCCGAGTGAGGCCAGGTTGCCATTGCAGATTCGACCGTTTGCCTGCTGTAGCAATTCAAATCGTTTCGGAAACCACCACATCGCGAAGGGCTCCAGTGCCAATGGAACCAGTGCAGCAAACTGGATAGCAACAGCGTAAAGAGCGAGAGATTGAG contains these protein-coding regions:
- a CDS encoding O-antigen ligase family protein, coding for MTGNIKLQQVSLAGFASIVLGGIMSTLPNPLFGIAIPVLVPIAIAVFRNPVWVCLGFIIFSFFRIHEAIPVLMPFKIPQLLALASFAVLGWHIFIANTISLYWSKLLTLFSLFFLLICLGAVFATDRGAAIGAITGTFSKIAIMVCAIAWLIRTPKDFHRCSMLIILAGCVIGSIAITNKLNGIGLVEGTRVTIGRNIGSMIGDPNDLALVLTFPLSFAAGMLFSKRSPGYLRLFAVLGYGIIAWAILCTQSRGGLLGMTTVTGLLAWQSTKRKALVIAAGVLALAILGALAGLSERKSGGAAEEGIDESAMGRIYAWQAAISMATHHPLTGVGINNFYANYYFHSPHWDGKNHAVHSTWFQVLAESGFLGLIIFIILVYSTFQFTRKNNQRIRLNPGLPPSVCVMGNALQSGLAGFCISGTFLTQGFIWPLYILMALTIGLNYYLDSHCRTKTETPENNTTQFQPTSCFQISGKREPS